In the genome of Octopus sinensis linkage group LG12, ASM634580v1, whole genome shotgun sequence, one region contains:
- the LOC115217837 gene encoding uncharacterized protein LOC115217837, translating to MLTEINEILKVGGDHISSEIHKLITRVWNESSVPQEWINGILIYVYKESSKAVCCNSKGITLLPYTGKMLSRFMIDCFIENVCQHVNPEEQSGFRPERGTMDIFCVRQVQEKCLEEQMPLYQVFKDLTKVFGTVNRESLINFRWTTVSNREIFLPLHFSLYILLHYFGMLSRIAAGQSESDFGRLGVSLI from the coding sequence ATGTTAACTGAGATTAATGAAATTCTGAAAGTAGGTGGGGATCATATTTCATCAGAAATTCATAAACTGATAACTCGAGTTTGGAATGAATCTTCTGTGCCACAAGAATGGATAAATGGCATTTTAATCTATGTATACAAGGAAAGCTCGAAAGCAGTGTGTTGTAATTCTAAAGGGATAACTCTTCTGCCATATACCGGGAAGATGCTTTCAAGGTTCATGATAGATTGTTTTATTGAGAATGTATGTCAACATGTGAATCCTGAAGAACAGTCTGGTTTCAGACCTGAGCGAGGAACAATGGACATATTTTGTGTAAGGCAGGTTCAAGAGAAATGCTTAGAGGAACAAATGCCACTATACCAAGTCTTCAAAGATTTAACTAAGGTATTTGGCACGGTAAACAGGGAGTCTTTAATTAATTTTCGGTGGACAACGGTGTCAAACAGGGAGATATTCCTGCCCCTACacttttctctatatattttgcTGCATTACTTTGGTATGCTTTCAAGGATTGCAGCTGGGCAATCGGAATCAGATTTCGGACGTCTGGGCGTATCTTTAATTTGA